From Argopecten irradians isolate NY chromosome 12, Ai_NY, whole genome shotgun sequence, one genomic window encodes:
- the LOC138304967 gene encoding kelch-like protein 15, producing the protein MDSQSSPSAATDSKSSDSSKESKDKTKEEKDPTSGQSTASNGTSHKSKPTKTSAEPKSNGNSSAAKRDLTAPTKSSSAKAKPVAPPKKPSPTPAKKEKAESVKKPESKPSKNGAGKIKTSSSESLQEEKSKSSKEKTGPSIDKPVSEKDKLVSGKDKPLTEKDKQGGKEKNTSKDKKEIEVSANSKIKQTKTGSLSSTESAPPGVTHGIQTSSTKDELSVTPGQAIDQLAESSYQPSETPDSTQVSMAACDPQTIAGINPDNTERMHISKGKIKYINLQYKKVEAKIYDYKCDIKLLVGKESFRAHRDVLSEASDYFAAMFSHDMKEKEQDSIELKEISPKGITVMLDYFYHGYITVDTTNIEDIIEAARFFHVEWILEVSCDFLVQCMSIENYPAVLMMMDKYSLGDMRFEILICFGQNLEALSKDEDFYKTLSYELLLQFLMDDIYIECSEYFLVQILLKWLAVDPSGRKDHFQSLLMQIRFFLMEAEELEALPKEVTSVSGMKEEIEAAINHNLNIMGQCLKKGEKYLPRGCRSVATIFSFSEEGYFIIYRDPKKPGITMEQLGPCGLDTTDYMAMSQTKLGNFLYAAGGYDENFSSTPRMFRFDPRFRDWTEVAPMNQPRVSFSLCSSDQQLFAIGGVHRIHIDDDNEPETILDSVEIYNPQDNQWSDATPMPIKVFDMAATYCNGSLYVCGGISADARHPCPLRLHYSLKLGDGNEWVKRADMITSRQGHSLTPYKGKLYAIGGYCMPENNFRECVENEVYDIETGQWTQFTPIPIEYGHLFRHNGIQDGVLFCIGGNTPDAYLFMYDIEADKWEEVEQVGANVQKLAILDVAYP; encoded by the exons ATGGATTCTCAAAGCTCTCCAAGTGCTGCTACAGATAGTAAATCATCAGATTCCTC AAAGGAGTCAAAAGACAAGACAAAGGAGGAGAAAGATCCAACAAGTGGACAAAGTACAGCCTCTAATGGTACATCACACAAGTCTAAACCTACCAAAACTAGTGCTGAGCCCAAGAGCAACGGAAATAGTTCTGCTGCAAAACGAGACCTCACAGCACCAACTAAAAGTAGTTCTGCTAAGGCAAAACCTGTAGCTCCTCCGAAAAAGCCGTCACCAACTCCTGCGAAGAAGGAAAAAGCTGAGTCTGTGAAAAAACCTGAAAGTAAGCCATCTAAGAACGGTGCTGGTAAAATCAAAACTAGTTCTTCAGAATCTCTCCAGGaagaaaaatcaaaatcaagtAAGGAAAAGACAGGTCCATCTATTGACAAACCTGTAAGTGAAAAGGACAAACTAGTTAGTGGAAAAGACAAACCATTAACTGAAAAGGACAAACAAGGTGGAAAGGAAAAAAACACCAGCAAGGACAAAAAAGAAATAGAAGTGTCTGCTAATAGTAAGATAAAACAAACTAAAACAGGTTCTCTCAGTTCTACAGAGTCAGCTCCACCAGGAGTAACACACGGTATTCAAACCAGTTCTACAAAAGATGAACTCTCAGTAACACCAGGACAAGCAATTGACCAATTAGCAGAGTCCTCTTATCAGCCCTCGGAGACCCCAGACAGTACCCAAGTCAGCATGGCCGCTTGCGACCCTCAAACCATTGCTGGGATCAACCCGGACAACACTGAACGCATGCATATCAGTAAAGGTAAAATAAAGTACATCAACCTGCAGTACAAGAAGGTCGAGGCTAAGATTTACGACTACAAATGTGACATCAAGCTCCTGGTCGGGAAAGAGAGCTTCCGTGCACATCGAGATGTTCTTTCTGAGGCAAGCGACTACTTTGCAGCCATGTTCTCACATGACATGAAGGAGAAAGAACAGGACAGTATAGAGCTCAAGGAGATCAGTCCGAAAGGTATTACTGTGATGCTTGACTATTTTTACCATGGTTACATCACTGTGGATACAACTAACATTGAGGACATCATAGAAGCAGCAAGATTCTTCCATGTTGAGTGGATTTTAGAAGTGAGTTGTGATTTCCTCGTTCAGTGTATGAGTATAGAAAACTACCCAGCTGTCCTCATGATGATGGATAAATATTCACTCGGTGACATGAGATTTGAAATCCTTATATGTTTCGGCCAAAATCTGGAAGCCTTATCCAAGGATGAAGATTTCTACAAGACTTTGAGCTATGAACTTTTGCTACAGTTCCTTATGGATGATATCTATATTGAATGTTCTGAGTATTTCCTGGTACAAATTCTGTTGAAGTGGCTAGCTGTAGATCCCTCAGGAAGAAAGGACCATTTTCAATCCCTCCTGATGCAGATTCGTTTCTTCCTAATGGAAGCAGAAGAGTTAGAGGCACTCCCAAAGGAAGTTACCAGTGTATCGGGTATGAAGGAAGAGATTGAGGCGGCCATTAATCATAACCTTAACATCATGGGCCAGTGTTTGAAGAAAGGCGAGAAATATCTCCCCAGAGGATGTAGGTCTGTTGCCACCATTTTCTCCTTCTCAGAGGAGGGTTACTTCATTATTTACCGAGATCCGAAAAAGCCTGGTATTACCATGGAGCAGCTTGGACCCTGTGGCCTTGACACCACCGACTACATGGCAATGTCACAAACAAAGCTTGGGAACTTTCTGTATGCCGCTGGAGGCTACGATGAAAACTTCTCAAGTACACCTCGTATGTTTCGCTTTGATCCTCGATTCCGTGACTGGACAGAGGTAGCGCCTATGAATCAGCCTCGAGTCTCTTTCTCCCTGTGCAGTTCTGATCAACAGTTATTTGCAATCGGTGGTGTCCATCGTATCCACATTGACGATGACAACGAACCAGAGACTATACTAGATTCTGTGGAAATATACAACCCCCAAGACAACCAGTGGTCTGATGCCACCCCTATGCCCATTAAGGTGTTCGACATGGCTGCTACCTACTGTAATGGCTCTCTGTATGTCTGTGGTGGCATCAGTGCTGACGCCCGCCATCCCTGTCCACTACGGTTACACTACAGCCTCAAGTTAGGTGATGGAAATGAATGGGTCAAACGTGCTGACATGATCACGTCTCGCCAAGGGCACAGCCTCACTCCTTACAAAGGAAAGCTCTACGCTATCGGAGGATACTGCATGCCTGAAAATAATTTCCGTGAGTGTGTTGAGAATGAGGTTTACGATATAGAAACCGGTCAGTGGACTCAGTTTACTCCCATACCAATAGAGTATGGTCATTTGTTCCGTCACAACGGCATCCAGGACGGAGTTCTCTTCTGTATCGGAGGTAATACCCCCGACGCATATCTGTTTATGTATGATATAGAGGCTGATAAGTGGGAGGAAGTAGAGCAGGTCGGAGCTAATGTACAAAAACTAGCCATACTAGATGTAGCTTACCCATGA
- the LOC138304845 gene encoding kelch domain-containing protein 8B-like, whose protein sequence is MSEGDVKKGDCGSGDKSPEKEEVVEAGPIDNAEGATGGADDAPPTENGTKNKHKKKGGKKGADAKQPEVSLPPTGNTGGSYKWETLKMMMNPRVFATAVIHNDELYIIGGCDEKGEPLDTCEHYNAAKRKWTCLSNMPTKRAAPACGVVKDKIVAIGGVGTSQGPVDAVEVYCIASKKWTSMAPLGSPLLGLSLVIKDDLIYVAGGMADDSNPQASLLSYDVERDVWKRYADMNVPRYATFSFIIKGKLYVIGGRQGKLPNDALESYDFELNKWTQHEKIPSKRVFAMYTSADKYIFSIGGLNQPANLGFSSTMEIFDTEKGCWETADDMKIKRGDFAVGVVGNRVICAGGLGNQGKPLNSVEAFDWGSRKWAETTDMPSAHCSCAHITHNGRLYVLGGLSMNGPGKKVEALGYR, encoded by the exons ATGTCAGAAGGCGATGTGAAGAAAGGTGACTGTGGTTCAGGAGACAAATCCCCAGAAAAGGAGGAAGTTGTTGAGGCCGGACCGATTGATAATGCAGAAGGTGCAACAGGAGGTGCAGACGATGCACCTCCGACAGAAAATGGAACCAAGAACAAACATAAGAAAAAAGGAGGAAAGAAAGGTGCAGATGCAAAACAACCTGAGGTTTCTTTACCGCCTACCGGAAATACAGGCGGTAGTTACAAGTGGGAAACTTTGAAAATGATGATGAATCCGCGAGTGTTCGCTACTGCAGTGATACATAATGATGAACTTTATATCATAGGGGGCTGTGATGAGAAAGGAGAGCCCCTGGACACATGTGAACATTACAATGCAGCAAAGAGAAAGTGGACATGTTTAAGTAACATGCCAACAAAGCGGGCTGCACCAGCATGTGGCGTGGTAAAGGACAAAATAGTAGCTATCGGAGGAGTGGGCACGTCACAGGGGCCAGTCGATGCTGTTGAGGTGTATTGTATAGCAAGTAAAAAATGGACGTCTATGGCACCCCTTGGAAGTCCCCTTCTAGGACTGTCATTGGTGATTAAAG aTGATTTAATATATGTGGCTGGTGGAATGGCTGATGACTCAAACCCTCAGGCGTCTTTACTCAGCTACGATGTGGAGCGAGACGTATGGAAGAGATATGCTGACATGAATGTTCCTAGATATGCtacattttcatttataatCAAGGGAAAATTATATGTTATAG GAGGACGACAGGGTAAATTACCAAATGATGCACTGGAAAGCTATGACTTTGAACTGAATAAATGGACACAACATGAGAAGATCCCTTCCAAACGAGTATTTGCTATGTATACTTCAGCTGACAAGTACATCTTCAGTATTGGAGGACTCAATCAGCCGGCTAATCTAGGATTCTCAAGTACCATGGAAATATTTGACAcagaaaaag GATGTTGGGAGACAGCTGATGACATGAAGATCAAAAGAGGAGACTTTGCTGTAGGAGTTGTGGGCAACAGAGTAATATGTGCTGGCGGTCTAG GTAACCAAGGGAAACCACTGAACTCTGTTGAAGCGTTTGACTGGGGCAGCAGGAAGTGGGCGGAGACAACCGACATGCCCAGTGCCCATTGTTCATGTGCTCATATCACACATAATGGACGACTCTACGTATTGGGCGGGCTCTCGATGAACGGGCCGGGGAAGAAAGTGGAGGCACTTGGATACAGGTGA